The Nocardioides ginsengisegetis region ACCCGTACGTCTTCCCCGCCGGGGTCGCGGAGCAAGAGCACGTCCTCGACCGGGTCGAAGAGCCCCGCACGAGGGACCTCGAGCACCCGATCCCGGAGTACCGGCAACACCCCGACGAAGAGCACGAGCACGGCGCGCAGCACCAGCAAGCGCAAGCCGGCTCCCAGCGCGCGCTCGAAGCGTCCGGCGCCCCGCGCCGTCCGCAACGGTCCCGGGCCGGTCTCCCGCATGTTCACCGCCGTCTTCCGCGGCATCGCTGCCGTCTGGCTCGGCGTCGCGCACGCCCTGGGTGCCGCCGCACGCGGCATCGGCCGGACCGCACGCGACCTCGAGCCCGAGCACCGCCGCGACGGGGTCGGCCTGTTCCTCTTCGGCCTCTCGGTCGTCGTGGGTGCCGCCGTCTGGTTCCAGATCGACGCGCCCGCCATGGGCTTCACCCGGACCGTGGTCGCCGGGACGGTCGGCAAGGTCGGCTGGTTCGTCCCGCTGGCGCTCGTCTACGTCGGGTGGCGCAACATGCGCGACCCGATCCACAACGGCCCGGCCGGTCGCCAGGTCGTGGGCTGGGCCGCCTTCGCCTTCGGCATCCTCGGCATCGTCCACATCGCCAACGGCAACCCGCAGCCGGTCATGGGTGACGCCAGCAAGCTCCAGGGCGCCGGGGGAGCGGTCGGGTTCGTCGTCTCCTCGCTGCTGCTCGACCTGCTGCGCACGCCGTACGTCGTGGTGCCGCTGCTCGCGCTGCTCTCCTTCTTCGGCGTCCTCATCATCACCGCGACGCCGCTCTACCAGGTGCCGATGCGCCTCGCCGAGCTCCGCGACCGGATGCTCGGCCGCGAGCACCACGCCGAGGACGGCACCGACGGTCTCGACGAGACCCAGCCGATCCGCAGCCGCCGCGGCAGGGTCGAGGACTACGACCCCGAGGGCGACCCGGCCTACGACTCACCGGTGCTCACCGACCGCGAGATCCGGAAGCGTCGCAAGAAGGACGCCCTCGACGTCGCGATGGAGGGCATGGAGGAGACCCAGGAGACCGACGCCGTCGGCCTGGACATCCTCGACGCCGCCGCGGCCGCCCCGTCGGCCGGCAAGACCGAGCTCGAGCCGCCGCCGCACTCGCCGCTGCCCGCGCGCGTCGAGCAGCTCGCCCTGTCCGGCGACGTCACCTACTCGCTGCCCGCCAACGAGGTGCTCAAGCCCGGCTCGGTGCACAAGGCCCGCTCCAAGGCCAGCGACGAGGTCGTCAACCGGCTCACGAGCGTGCTCGACGAGTTCGGCATCGATGCCCAGGTCACCGGCTACACCCGGGGCCCGACGGTCACCCGCTACGAGGTCGAGCTCGGCCCTGCGGTCAAGGTCGAGAAGGTCACCGCCCTCTCCAAGAACATCGCCTACGCCGTGGCCTCTGCCGACGTGCGCATCCTCAGCCCGATCCCCGGCAAGTCCGCGATCGGCATCGAGATCCCCAACCTCGACAAGGAGATCGTCTCCCTCGGCGACGTGCTCCGGTCCAACACCGCCCGCTCGGACCACCACCCGATGGTGGCCGGCCTCGGCAAGGACGTCGAGGGCGGTTTCGTCGTCGCCAACCTCGCGAAGATGCCGCACCTGCTCGTCGCCGGCGCCACCGGATCCGGAAAGTCGTCGTTCATCAACTCGATGATCACCTCGATCCTGATGCGCTCCACGCCCGACGAGGTCCGGATGATCATGGTCGACCCCAAGCGGGTCGAACTGAACGCCTACGAGGGCGTCCCGCACCTGATCACGCCGATCATCACCAACCCCAAGAAGGCCGCCGAGGCGCTGGCCTGGGTCGTGCGCGAGATGGACATGCGCTACGACGACCTGGCCAACTTCGGGTTCCGCCACATCGACGACTTCAACAAGGCCGTCCGGGCGGGCAAGGTCCAGGTGCCCCCGGGCTCCGAGCGCGAGGTCACGCCGTACCCCTACCTCCTGGTCATCGTCGACGAGCTCGCCGACCTGATGATGGTCGCCCCGCGCGACGTGGAGGACGCGGTCGTCCGGATCACCCAGCTGGCCCGTGCGGCCGGCATCCACCTGGTGCTCGCGACCCAGCGACCGAGCGTCGACGTGGTCACCGGCCTGATCAAGGCCAACGTGCCCTCCCGCCTGGCCTTCGCGACCTCGTCGCTGGCCGACAGCCGGGTCATCCTCGACCAGCCGGGCGCCGAGAAGCTGGTCGGCCAGGGTGACGGGCTCTTCCTCCCGATGGGCTCCTCGAAGGCCGTCCGTGTCCAGGGCTCCTGGGTCACCGAGGCCGAGATCGCCCAGGTCGTCAAGCACTGCAAGAGCCAGCTCGAGCCGTCCTACCGCGAGGACGTCACCGCGCCCGCCGCCAGCAAGCGCGAGCTCGACGACGACATCGGCGACGACATGGACCTGGTCATCCAGGCCATCGAGCTCGTCGTCTCGACCCAGTTCGGGTCGACCTCGATGCTCCAGCGCAAGCTCCGCGTCGGCTTCGCCAAGGCAGGACGCCTGATGGACATCATGGAGAGCCGTGGCGTGGTGGGTCCCAGCGAGGGATCCAAGGCCCGCGACGTGCTCGTGAAGCCCGACGAGATCGACGGCGTGATCGCCACCCTGCAGGGGGAGATGTGAACAACGTGAGCGCAGCCCAGGTCCACGACGACCACGACCACGACCAGTACGACGAGCAGTCGGCGCCCGAGCCCCTCGGCCTGGCGCCCGACCCCGTCGAGGTGCGCCGCAACGCCGGGCTCGCCGCCCTCGTGGGTGGCGTGGCCTCGGCCGTCGCCATCGCCTACCTCGCACGTGCCGCCGCCACCGGTGCGGTCGTCGACTGGACCCTCGCGGTCCTCATGGGCGTGCTCGGCGTGGCCCACCTGGTCGCGTTCGTCGACGCCCGCACGCCGCTGCTGGTGGCCGACACCCAGGGCGTGCGCATCCGCCTCGGTCGCACCTGGCGCGGCATGCCGTGGGGCGCGCTGTCCCACGTCGAGCACACCCCGCGCCGCGGCTTCCTGCGCGACGGCCGGCTGGTCCTCGTCGCCCGCAACACCGAGCGGGTGCTGGCGGAGCTGGACCCCTCCGGTCGCCGTCAGTCGACGCTGGCCACCCGCCTCTACGGCGCACCCTTCGCCGTGCCCCTGGCCCTCACCACCCGCGTGAGCGGTGCCGGCGAGGACCTGACCGCCGCGCTGGTCCGGCTCGCCGGCGACGACCAGCTGGTCGTCGAGGTGACCGCCGAGCGCCCCGTCGACGAGCCGGTCGAAGTCTCCGTCGATGAGCCGGTCGAGGACCTGGTCGACGAGGTCGACGAGGTCGACGAGACCGACGAGTCGCCGGCCACGCGCTGGCACGACCCGCGCCCGGCCCTGGCCCGCGGCATCGGCGCCGTGGCCGCCCGCCTCCAGCGCAACCGCATGCCGGTCGAGGACGGTGAGCCCACCGAGGCCATGCCCACCGAGACCCTGCCGGCGGTCGCCGCCAGCGCCACGCCGAGCCCCCTGCGCGAGCCCGTCACGGCGGCGCGCATCGAGGTCCGCAGCGACCTGACGATGGGCGCCACTGCCCTGCGCCGCGACAGCAGCGAGGACGGCACGACGCGCGAGCTGCCCGAGGCCCGCGAGCTGCGTCGCCCGGGCAGCATCAACCTCGTCGAGGACACCCAGGTCTGGGGCGACCGGGTCCGCCCGATCGCCCGCGCGGGCGCCCCCGTCGCACCCCTGCTGATCGACGAGTTCGAGGCCCAGCCCGCCGACGACCCGGTCGTGGGTCCGGAGCTGGCCGCGGCCCGCACCCGCCTGGCCCTCACGGTCGACCAGCTGGCCGACCGCACCCGCATCCGCCCGCACGTGATCGAGTCGATCGAGGTCGACGACTTCGCCCCCTGCGGTGGCGACTTCTACGCCCGCGGCCACCTGCGCACCCTCGCGCGGGTGCTCGGCATCGACGTGGCGCCGCTGCTGGCGTCGTACGACGAGCGCTACGCCGACGCCCCCATCAACCCGCGCCGGGTCTTCGAGGCCGAGCTGGCCACGGGGTCCCACGGCTCGATCCGCGGCACCCGCGGCGGCCCCAACTGGTCGGTGCTCATCGCCGCGGTGATGACGCTGGTGCTGGCCTGGTCGATCGCCCGCCTGGTGATGGACAGCCCCGTGGACCTGCACACGACGCCGGTCCTCAACGGCTCCGGCGGCAGCCACAGCTTCCAGCAGCTCGGCGACCCCGTCCCGGTCGTGATCACCGCCGCCGGTGGCGGCGCCCAGGTGATCGTCCGCGACGGTGCCGGCGAGATCGCCTTCCGGGGCCCGCTGTCCTTCGGCGAGAGCCGCACCCTCAAGGACGTCGCCCCGCCGGTGCGGGTGCAGTCGTCCGACGGGTCGCTGCAGGTGAGCGTCGACGGCGAGGACCACGGCGCGCTCGGCGCCACCGGTGAGCCGGCACAGGACACCTTCACCGTGCGCTGAGGGGCGGCGTTGGGTCCGTCACTGATTGGGGCTGGGGCGGCCCCGGCTGGGATACTCGTCGGATCATGACGACGACTTCCCCCGACGAGTCCGTGACCGCCCCGCAGCCGCTCCTGTCCGTGGCCCTCGTCACCCTCGGGTGCGCGCGCAACGAGGTCGACTCCGAGGAGCTGGCCGGGCGCCTGGAGGCCGGTGGCTTCCAGCTCGTGGAGGACCCCGCCGACGCCGACACCGTGGTGGTCAACACCTGCGGCTTCGTCGAGGCGGCCAAGAAGGACTCGGTCGACACGCTGCTCCAGGCGGCCGACCTCAAGGCCCAGACCAAGGCCGGCAACGGCCACACCCAGGCCGTCGTGGCTGTCGGCTGCCTGGCCGAGCGCTACGGCAAGGACCTGGCCGAGTCGCTGCCCGAGGCCGACGCGGTGCTCGGGTTCGACGACTACCCCGACATCGCCGCCCGGCTGCGGTCGATCGTGGCGGGGGAGACCCACCACCCACACACCCCGCAGGACCGCCGTCTGCTGCTGCCGATCAGTCCGGTCGACCGCGCGGCCTCGACCGCTCCGGTGCCCGGCCACGGCCTGGCCGAGATCGGCGCCGGCGCCCCGGCGACCGGCCCCCGCGCCGTACGCCGCCGCCTCGACGACGGCCCGATGGCCCCGCTCAAGCTGGCCAGCGGCTGTGACCGCCGCTGCTCCTTCTGCGCGATCCCGAGCTTCCGCGGCTCGTTCGTCAGCCGCCGGCCCAGCGACGTGATCCAGGAAGCCGCCTGGCTGGCCGAGCACGGCGCCCGCGAGCTGTTCCTCGTCAGCGAGAACTCCACGTCCTACGGCAAGGACCTCGGTGACATCCGGCTCCTCGAGACGCTGCTGCCCGAGCTGACCGCCATCGACGGCGTCGAGCGGGTCCGCGTCTCCTACCTCCAGCCCGCCGAGACCCGGCCCGGCCTGATCGAGCGGATCGCGACGACCCCCGGCGTGGCGCCGTACTTCGACCTGAGCTTCCAGCACGCCTCCGCCTCCGTGCTCCGCCGGATGCGCCGCTTCGGCGACCCCGAGAGCTTCCTCGGGCTGCTGGAGAAGGTGCGCTCCTTCGCGCCGACCGCCGGTGTCCGGTCCAACGTGATCGTCGGCTTCCCGGGCGAGACCGAGGACGACCTCGAGACGCTGTGCGACTTCCTCGTCGAGGCGCGGATGGACGTCACCGGCGTCTTCGGCTACTCCGACGAGGACGGCACCGAGGCGGCGTCGTACGACGGCAAGCTGGACGAGGACGAGGTGCGGGCCCGCACCGAGCACGTGACCGCACTGGTCGAGGAGCTCAACACCCAGCGGGCCGAGGAGCGGATCGGCGAGGAGGTCGTCGTGCTCGTGGAGTCGATCGAGGACGGCGTCGTGGAGGGCCGGGCGGCCCACCAGGGCCCCGAGGTCGACGGCACCACCACCCTCGAGGGCGCCCCGGACGGCGTCGCGGTGGGAGACTTCCTGAGCGCCACCGTCGTCGGCACGGACGGCGTCGACCTGATCGGAGACGTGCGATGACCGAGACCCCCGAGGTGTCCGAGCAGAAGGTCTCCAACTTCAACATCCCCAACGTCCTGACGACGCTGCGGATCGTGATGGTGCCGTTCTTCGGCTGGGCGCTGCTCATCGACGGCGGCGACTCGATCACGTGGCGGCTCGTGGCCTGGCTGCTGTTCGGGATCGCGATGATCACCGACAAGATCGACGGCGACATCGCCCGCGCCCGCAACCTCGTCACCGACTTCGGCAAGATCGCCGACCCCATCGCCGACAAGGCGATCACCGGCATGGCCTTCATCGGGCTGTCCGTCGTGGGCGACATCTGGTGGTGGGTCACGATCGTGGTCCTGCTGCGCGAGTGGAGCGTGACGCTGCTGCGCCTCTCGATCCTCAAGCGGGTCGTGATCGCGGCCAAGGACCTCGGCAAGCTCAAGACGACGGTGCAGGCCATCGCCCTCGCGACCCTGACGCTGCCGCTGCGTGACGGCGACCTGCCGACCGGGCTCCAGCCCCCAGCGGAGTTCGTCTTCTACGCCGCCCAGGTGTGCCTGGCCGTGGCCGTGGGACTGACCGTCTGGTCGGGCTACGAGTTCTTCCGAGACGTGTGGCGCCAGCGCCACGCGATCCGCGCCAGCTGAGCCGACGCGCAGGGCGTTCGGCCCGGAACTCCCTCTGACCTGCGGAGTCTGCAACTTCTGACATTTCGCCGACCCCAGAAATGTCAGAAGTTGTCATCAGGAATTCGGCGGAGCCCCTCGGTGGAGAGTGTGGCGCTGATTACAGTGTGCCGACTCCCGGGCTCAGGTGCTGCTCTCGGGATTCCCCTCGCACCAACCCCCTCGCACCACACCCCCTCGCTGCTGTCCGCTCGGGCCGGACGGGGCTCATGCCTGCGCGCCTGCGCGCGCTCTCGAAAGGTCACTCGAGTGTCCCTGCTCCACCGGCTTCGCGCCACCCAACCGTCCGTACGCCGTGGGGGGATGCTCACGCTCCTGCTGGCCGTCGTCGTCTCCCCGCTCGCCGGCCTGGCCGCGCCCGCGCAGGCGAACACCGCGGGAACCGGGCTCGTCATCAATGAGGTGTTCGGTGGAGGTGGCAACACGGGAGCGCCCTACAACGCAGACTTCGTCGAGCTGTTCAACCCCACCTC contains the following coding sequences:
- a CDS encoding helix-turn-helix domain-containing protein, with product MSAAQVHDDHDHDQYDEQSAPEPLGLAPDPVEVRRNAGLAALVGGVASAVAIAYLARAAATGAVVDWTLAVLMGVLGVAHLVAFVDARTPLLVADTQGVRIRLGRTWRGMPWGALSHVEHTPRRGFLRDGRLVLVARNTERVLAELDPSGRRQSTLATRLYGAPFAVPLALTTRVSGAGEDLTAALVRLAGDDQLVVEVTAERPVDEPVEVSVDEPVEDLVDEVDEVDETDESPATRWHDPRPALARGIGAVAARLQRNRMPVEDGEPTEAMPTETLPAVAASATPSPLREPVTAARIEVRSDLTMGATALRRDSSEDGTTRELPEARELRRPGSINLVEDTQVWGDRVRPIARAGAPVAPLLIDEFEAQPADDPVVGPELAAARTRLALTVDQLADRTRIRPHVIESIEVDDFAPCGGDFYARGHLRTLARVLGIDVAPLLASYDERYADAPINPRRVFEAELATGSHGSIRGTRGGPNWSVLIAAVMTLVLAWSIARLVMDSPVDLHTTPVLNGSGGSHSFQQLGDPVPVVITAAGGGAQVIVRDGAGEIAFRGPLSFGESRTLKDVAPPVRVQSSDGSLQVSVDGEDHGALGATGEPAQDTFTVR
- the pgsA gene encoding CDP-diacylglycerol--glycerol-3-phosphate 3-phosphatidyltransferase, which codes for MTETPEVSEQKVSNFNIPNVLTTLRIVMVPFFGWALLIDGGDSITWRLVAWLLFGIAMITDKIDGDIARARNLVTDFGKIADPIADKAITGMAFIGLSVVGDIWWWVTIVVLLREWSVTLLRLSILKRVVIAAKDLGKLKTTVQAIALATLTLPLRDGDLPTGLQPPAEFVFYAAQVCLAVAVGLTVWSGYEFFRDVWRQRHAIRAS
- a CDS encoding DNA translocase FtsK; this translates as MFTAVFRGIAAVWLGVAHALGAAARGIGRTARDLEPEHRRDGVGLFLFGLSVVVGAAVWFQIDAPAMGFTRTVVAGTVGKVGWFVPLALVYVGWRNMRDPIHNGPAGRQVVGWAAFAFGILGIVHIANGNPQPVMGDASKLQGAGGAVGFVVSSLLLDLLRTPYVVVPLLALLSFFGVLIITATPLYQVPMRLAELRDRMLGREHHAEDGTDGLDETQPIRSRRGRVEDYDPEGDPAYDSPVLTDREIRKRRKKDALDVAMEGMEETQETDAVGLDILDAAAAAPSAGKTELEPPPHSPLPARVEQLALSGDVTYSLPANEVLKPGSVHKARSKASDEVVNRLTSVLDEFGIDAQVTGYTRGPTVTRYEVELGPAVKVEKVTALSKNIAYAVASADVRILSPIPGKSAIGIEIPNLDKEIVSLGDVLRSNTARSDHHPMVAGLGKDVEGGFVVANLAKMPHLLVAGATGSGKSSFINSMITSILMRSTPDEVRMIMVDPKRVELNAYEGVPHLITPIITNPKKAAEALAWVVREMDMRYDDLANFGFRHIDDFNKAVRAGKVQVPPGSEREVTPYPYLLVIVDELADLMMVAPRDVEDAVVRITQLARAAGIHLVLATQRPSVDVVTGLIKANVPSRLAFATSSLADSRVILDQPGAEKLVGQGDGLFLPMGSSKAVRVQGSWVTEAEIAQVVKHCKSQLEPSYREDVTAPAASKRELDDDIGDDMDLVIQAIELVVSTQFGSTSMLQRKLRVGFAKAGRLMDIMESRGVVGPSEGSKARDVLVKPDEIDGVIATLQGEM
- the rimO gene encoding 30S ribosomal protein S12 methylthiotransferase RimO, which encodes MSVALVTLGCARNEVDSEELAGRLEAGGFQLVEDPADADTVVVNTCGFVEAAKKDSVDTLLQAADLKAQTKAGNGHTQAVVAVGCLAERYGKDLAESLPEADAVLGFDDYPDIAARLRSIVAGETHHPHTPQDRRLLLPISPVDRAASTAPVPGHGLAEIGAGAPATGPRAVRRRLDDGPMAPLKLASGCDRRCSFCAIPSFRGSFVSRRPSDVIQEAAWLAEHGARELFLVSENSTSYGKDLGDIRLLETLLPELTAIDGVERVRVSYLQPAETRPGLIERIATTPGVAPYFDLSFQHASASVLRRMRRFGDPESFLGLLEKVRSFAPTAGVRSNVIVGFPGETEDDLETLCDFLVEARMDVTGVFGYSDEDGTEAASYDGKLDEDEVRARTEHVTALVEELNTQRAEERIGEEVVVLVESIEDGVVEGRAAHQGPEVDGTTTLEGAPDGVAVGDFLSATVVGTDGVDLIGDVR